One part of the Deinococcus aquaedulcis genome encodes these proteins:
- the ilvD gene encoding dihydroxy-acid dehydratase, translating into MTDTARKHRLNWNSHHVTQGDERAPNRAMLRAVGFEDGDFEKPIIGVAHAQSNITPCNNGLGELADHITGAIREGGGMPQIYGTITVSDGISMGTEGMKCSLVSREVIADSIETASRGMSHDGLIVVGGCDKNMPGAMIGMARLNIPAIFVYGGTIKPGHYNGQDLTIVSVFEAVGAYGAGKISREEFTEIEKRACPGNGSCGGMYTANTMSSAFEAMGMSLPFSSTMSAVDAEKAVSSADSARALLRLIEQDIRPRDILTKEAFENAITVIMAVGGSTNAVLHLMAIAHACDVDLTLDDFERIRERTPVFCDLKPSGRYVATDLHVVGGIPRVMKMLLKAGLLHGDCLTVTGQTVAQNLADEPDAPDAGQDVILPFDQPVYTEGHLAVLRGNLAPEGSVAKISGLKSIKITGPARVFDSEEEAMHAIMADQIRAGDVLVIRYEGPKGGPGMREMLSPTSAIIGKGLGDSVGLITDGRFSGGTFGLVVGHVAPEAYVGGPIALVQEGDTIELNAETRVLNLQVDAAELERRRAAWVAPEPRYKRGVLAKYAKLVSSAAVGAYTD; encoded by the coding sequence ATGACGGACACCGCCCGCAAGCACAGACTGAACTGGAACAGCCACCATGTCACGCAGGGCGATGAACGGGCGCCCAACCGCGCCATGCTGCGCGCCGTGGGCTTTGAGGACGGGGACTTCGAGAAACCCATCATCGGCGTGGCGCACGCGCAGAGCAACATCACGCCGTGCAACAACGGACTGGGCGAACTGGCCGATCACATCACCGGGGCGATCCGCGAGGGCGGCGGCATGCCGCAGATTTACGGCACCATCACGGTCAGTGACGGCATTTCGATGGGCACCGAGGGCATGAAGTGCAGCCTGGTGAGCCGCGAGGTGATCGCGGATTCCATCGAGACGGCCAGCCGGGGTATGTCGCACGACGGCCTGATCGTGGTGGGCGGCTGCGACAAGAACATGCCCGGGGCCATGATCGGCATGGCGCGGCTGAATATTCCGGCCATCTTCGTGTACGGCGGCACCATCAAGCCGGGGCACTATAACGGGCAGGACCTCACGATTGTCAGCGTGTTCGAGGCGGTGGGCGCTTATGGGGCCGGCAAGATCAGCCGCGAGGAATTCACCGAGATCGAAAAGCGCGCCTGTCCGGGCAACGGCAGCTGCGGGGGCATGTACACCGCCAACACCATGAGCAGCGCCTTTGAGGCGATGGGGATGAGCCTGCCCTTTTCCAGCACCATGAGCGCCGTGGACGCCGAAAAGGCCGTCTCCAGCGCCGACAGCGCCCGCGCCCTGCTGCGCCTGATTGAACAGGACATCCGCCCGCGCGACATTCTGACCAAAGAGGCCTTTGAAAACGCCATCACCGTCATCATGGCCGTGGGCGGGTCCACCAACGCCGTGCTGCACCTGATGGCCATTGCCCACGCCTGCGACGTGGACCTGACCCTAGACGACTTTGAACGGATCCGGGAGCGGACCCCGGTATTCTGCGACCTGAAGCCCAGTGGGCGCTACGTGGCCACCGACCTGCATGTGGTGGGCGGCATTCCCCGCGTGATGAAAATGCTGCTCAAGGCCGGGCTGCTGCACGGCGACTGCCTGACGGTCACGGGCCAGACGGTGGCCCAGAATCTGGCCGACGAACCGGACGCCCCGGACGCGGGCCAGGACGTGATTCTGCCCTTTGATCAGCCCGTGTACACCGAGGGCCACCTCGCCGTTCTGCGCGGCAACCTCGCGCCTGAAGGCAGCGTGGCGAAAATCAGCGGCCTGAAAAGCATCAAGATTACCGGGCCTGCGCGTGTGTTCGACTCTGAAGAAGAGGCCATGCACGCGATCATGGCCGATCAGATCCGGGCCGGCGACGTGCTGGTGATCCGCTACGAGGGCCCCAAGGGCGGCCCCGGCATGCGCGAGATGCTCTCCCCCACCTCCGCGATCATTGGCAAGGGGCTGGGCGACAGCGTGGGCCTGATCACCGACGGGCGGTTCTCGGGCGGCACCTTTGGGCTGGTGGTGGGGCATGTGGCGCCCGAAGCCTACGTGGGTGGCCCCATTGCGCTGGTGCAGGAAGGCGACACGATTGAGCTCAACGCCGAGACCCGGGTGCTGAACCTGCAGGTGGACGCCGCCGAACTGGAGCGGCGCCGCGCCGCCTGGGTGGCCCCGGAACCCCGCTACAAGCGCGGCGTGCTGGCCAAATACGCCAAGCTGGTGAGCAGCGCGGCGGTGGGGGCCTACACAGACTGA
- a CDS encoding phytase produces the protein MNTILLSAALAGVALTLAACAQAPAAQEVPPALSAQGRAPAGPVNVPARFETAGVTDPADSDDPAIWIHPRDPRQSMVIGTRKEAGLTVFDLQGRTLQDLAPASVRYNNVDVVYGFMLAGKRVDLAVASDRKNDRLAVYAINPLTRQLSDVTSARMPLVFTPAGQVSDGANTAYGLATYRTKSGRHRVFVSQRQNPRVAEWELMADAGRVSARPVRTITLPAGTVEDPQVEGMVVDAEHGVVYLGQEQVGIWAAPLSGRGTPRLIERVRPAGSRLSADVEGLTLYDAGDGEGYLLASSQGDNTFAVFDREDHDYLGAFRVIGGAIDGAEESDGAMVANVNFGPLFPKGLLVVQDGFNDGVEDHTNFKLVAWQDVARPLDLEDEPEDD, from the coding sequence GTGAACACAATTCTGCTCTCTGCCGCGCTTGCGGGTGTGGCCCTGACCCTGGCGGCCTGTGCCCAGGCGCCTGCCGCGCAAGAAGTGCCGCCCGCCTTGAGTGCCCAGGGCCGCGCGCCGGCTGGACCAGTCAATGTTCCCGCGCGTTTTGAAACAGCGGGCGTGACTGACCCCGCTGACTCCGACGATCCGGCCATCTGGATTCACCCGCGCGACCCGCGCCAGAGCATGGTGATCGGCACCCGTAAGGAAGCAGGCCTGACCGTGTTCGATCTGCAGGGGCGCACCCTGCAGGACCTTGCGCCCGCCAGTGTCCGCTACAACAACGTGGACGTGGTGTACGGATTCATGCTGGCGGGAAAGCGCGTGGATCTGGCCGTCGCCAGTGACCGCAAGAACGACCGGCTGGCCGTTTACGCCATCAACCCGCTCACGCGCCAGCTGAGCGATGTCACCAGCGCAAGGATGCCGCTGGTCTTCACGCCCGCCGGGCAGGTCTCGGACGGCGCCAATACAGCCTACGGCCTGGCCACGTACCGCACAAAGAGCGGTCGGCACCGCGTATTTGTGAGCCAGCGCCAGAATCCGCGCGTGGCTGAGTGGGAACTGATGGCCGATGCGGGGCGCGTCTCGGCGCGGCCGGTGCGTACCATCACGCTGCCCGCCGGAACGGTGGAAGATCCGCAGGTGGAAGGCATGGTCGTGGACGCCGAGCACGGCGTGGTGTACCTGGGCCAAGAGCAGGTGGGGATCTGGGCCGCGCCCTTAAGTGGCCGGGGCACCCCCCGGCTGATTGAGCGCGTGCGCCCGGCAGGTTCACGCCTGAGCGCCGATGTAGAGGGCCTGACCCTCTACGACGCCGGGGACGGTGAAGGTTACCTGCTGGCCAGCAGCCAGGGCGACAACACCTTCGCGGTGTTTGACCGCGAAGACCATGATTATCTGGGCGCCTTCCGGGTGATCGGAGGCGCCATTGACGGTGCAGAAGAAAGTGACGGCGCCATGGTGGCCAATGTGAATTTCGGACCCCTGTTCCCGAAGGGCCTGCTGGTGGTGCAAGACGGCTTCAATGACGGCGTGGAGGACCACACCAATTTCAAGCTGGTGGCCTGGCAGGACGTGGCCCGGCCCCTTGATCTCGAGGATGAACCCGAAGACGACTGA